In Acidobacteriota bacterium, the following proteins share a genomic window:
- a CDS encoding DMT family transporter, translating to MLLKPRSLDAGLLAIALLAVSFSAIFIRLCESSPGKIAWYRLLGAGFVFLLWEILTRKRLQICLYDLRIALLAGLFLALHFYLWISSLFLTTIHSSVVLLATQPLFALLIQLALGTAAVSGRNVVSLGGGLFGAFILARGDFLAAGSAGVGDLYAIASAAMAAAYLVTGSSRTGRLIPYLTVVYLSGGSLLLVTTLIGGAGFLPATSSDFLWFALLIAIPTLIGHTLLNRSTRVFPAYFVNLSILSEPVLTGLWAWLVFAEPLSAHTLLGGAVIIVSVAVEFVPKAPGAMRPPGSEAE from the coding sequence ATGCTTCTCAAGCCGCGCTCACTCGACGCGGGTCTTCTCGCAATCGCGCTTCTCGCCGTCTCTTTCAGCGCCATCTTCATCCGTCTCTGTGAGTCGAGCCCCGGAAAGATCGCCTGGTACCGACTGCTCGGAGCCGGCTTTGTCTTTCTTTTGTGGGAAATCCTCACGAGGAAACGACTCCAAATCTGCCTCTACGATCTGAGGATTGCGCTGCTCGCCGGACTCTTCCTTGCGCTCCACTTCTACCTCTGGATCTCTTCCCTGTTTCTCACGACGATCCACTCGTCGGTCGTCCTGCTTGCGACCCAGCCTCTCTTCGCACTGCTCATCCAGCTTGCCCTCGGCACCGCTGCGGTGTCAGGCCGCAACGTCGTCTCACTCGGCGGAGGCTTGTTCGGCGCGTTCATTCTGGCCCGCGGCGATTTTCTCGCTGCAGGCTCGGCCGGTGTCGGCGATCTGTACGCCATCGCCAGCGCGGCGATGGCCGCAGCCTACCTGGTCACCGGCTCGTCCAGAACCGGCCGTCTGATTCCTTACCTCACCGTCGTCTATCTGTCCGGCGGCAGCCTTCTGCTCGTCACTACGCTCATCGGTGGCGCTGGCTTCCTCCCCGCGACCTCGTCGGACTTCCTCTGGTTCGCCCTCCTCATCGCCATTCCGACGCTCATCGGTCACACCCTGCTCAACCGCTCCACAAGGGTCTTCCCCGCCTACTTCGTGAACCTCTCCATCCTCTCGGAACCCGTTCTCACCGGACTCTGGGCCTGGCTTGTTTTCGCCGAGCCGCTGTCGGCGCACACCCTACTGGGAGGCGCCGTCATCATCGTTTCTGTGGCGGTTGAATTCGTTCCGAAGGCCCCGGGCGCGATGAGACCGCCCGGATCCGAAGCCGAATGA